The Bacillus carboniphilus genome contains a region encoding:
- a CDS encoding Spo0B domain-containing protein, whose product MGDPKNVVDILRHARHDWLNKLQLIKGNLELGKTERAKEIIDEIIIEARHESDLSNIGLNQFSTFLLTYNWKQHFFILEFEVLELSGTFPLEDQYITNWLKGLFQHLEESLNPYGENHVSLSIEVKPDWSRFIVDIRGEFLPDAHILNYIHMHPITRGTIEVADEMDSDLSIEITIS is encoded by the coding sequence ATGGGAGATCCTAAAAATGTAGTTGATATTCTTCGTCATGCACGTCATGACTGGTTAAATAAGCTCCAACTAATTAAAGGAAACCTTGAGCTTGGAAAAACAGAACGTGCAAAAGAGATTATTGATGAAATCATAATAGAAGCTAGACACGAATCTGATCTAAGTAACATTGGATTAAATCAGTTTTCAACATTTTTATTAACATATAATTGGAAACAACATTTTTTTATACTTGAATTTGAAGTATTAGAGCTCTCTGGTACATTTCCATTAGAAGACCAATACATAACTAATTGGTTAAAGGGACTATTTCAACACCTGGAAGAGTCGTTAAATCCATATGGAGAGAACCATGTTTCTTTATCGATAGAAGTAAAACCGGATTGGTCTCGATTTATAGTAGATATTCGTGGAGAATTTTTGCCAGATGCTCACATTTTAAATTACATACATATGCATCCTATAACTAGAGGCACTATAGAAGTGGCAGATGAAATGGATAGTGACTTATCCATTGAGATTACAATTAGTTAA
- the obgE gene encoding GTPase ObgE, with the protein MFVDQVKIYVKGGDGGNGMVAFRREKYVPMGGPAGGDGGKGADVVFEVEEGLRTLVDFRYKRHFKAPRGEHGMSKSMHGKNAQDMVVKVPPGTVVKVADTGEVIADLTQHGQRAVVAKGGRGGRGNIRFATPANPAPELSENGEPGQERDIILELKLLADVGLVGFPSVGKSTLLSVVSSARPKIGEYHFTTLVPNLGVVETGDGRSFVMADLPGLIEGAHQGVGLGFQFLRHIERTRVIVHVIDMAAVEGRDPYDDFVTIQQEMEQYNLRLSERPMIIVANKMDVPEAEENLKTFKEKLDKDYPIFPISAVTRDGVRDLLFMVADVLEDTPEFPLDIEEPKEERVLYKHESKESEFNIQREPDGTFVVFGEKLERLFKMTDFTRDESVKRFARQLRGMGIDEALRQRGATDGDIVRIMDYEFEFID; encoded by the coding sequence ATGTTTGTCGATCAAGTTAAGATTTACGTAAAAGGTGGAGACGGTGGAAACGGAATGGTCGCTTTCCGTCGTGAAAAATATGTACCAATGGGTGGTCCTGCCGGTGGAGACGGCGGTAAAGGAGCAGACGTTGTATTTGAAGTAGAAGAAGGCTTAAGAACATTAGTTGACTTTCGTTACAAAAGGCATTTTAAAGCTCCAAGAGGAGAGCATGGTATGTCTAAGAGCATGCATGGTAAAAATGCTCAAGATATGGTAGTCAAAGTACCACCAGGAACGGTTGTAAAAGTTGCTGATACAGGTGAAGTCATTGCAGACCTAACTCAACATGGACAAAGAGCAGTCGTTGCAAAAGGTGGAAGAGGTGGAAGAGGAAACATTCGTTTTGCTACACCTGCAAATCCAGCACCGGAATTGTCTGAAAATGGGGAACCAGGACAAGAGAGAGACATTATTTTAGAACTAAAATTATTAGCAGATGTAGGTTTAGTCGGGTTTCCTAGTGTCGGAAAGTCCACTTTACTGTCTGTAGTTTCCTCTGCCCGTCCCAAAATTGGGGAGTACCATTTCACAACGCTAGTACCAAACTTAGGAGTTGTTGAAACGGGAGATGGTCGTAGTTTTGTTATGGCAGACTTACCTGGTCTAATTGAAGGAGCTCACCAAGGCGTGGGACTTGGCTTCCAATTCTTACGTCATATTGAGAGAACCCGTGTCATTGTACATGTGATTGATATGGCCGCTGTTGAAGGAAGAGACCCATATGATGACTTTGTGACAATCCAACAGGAAATGGAGCAATATAATCTTCGTTTGTCAGAGCGTCCAATGATTATTGTAGCGAATAAGATGGACGTTCCAGAAGCAGAGGAAAACCTGAAGACCTTTAAAGAAAAGTTGGACAAGGATTATCCAATCTTCCCAATCTCAGCTGTTACACGTGATGGGGTTCGAGATTTACTCTTTATGGTAGCGGATGTTCTCGAAGACACGCCTGAGTTCCCATTAGATATTGAGGAGCCAAAGGAAGAGCGAGTACTTTATAAACATGAAAGTAAAGAGTCGGAGTTCAATATTCAACGTGAGCCGGATGGCACCTTCGTTGTTTTCGGAGAAAAGTTGGAACGTTTGTTTAAGATGACTGATTTTACAAGAGACGAATCTGTGAAAAGATTTGCTCGTCAGCTAAGAGGTATGGGTATTGATGAAGCACTAAGACAAAGAGGTGCTACTGACGGGGATATCGTCCGTATTATGGACTATGAGTTTGAGTTTATTGATTAA
- the pheA gene encoding prephenate dehydratase — MKIGYLGPQTTFTHEAAMTFFPKGELIPFTTIPATMDGLQNGDVDVAVVPIENTLEGSVNITMDYLIHETHEPIVAELILPIKQHLMVLPQYAEEWTSMEKIYSHSHALAQCHRFLHEHLSNVPKEETTSTAAAALKVSQESSRNIGAIANELAANHHGLKIVKKDIHDSKNNHTRFAILSKESFKNHGEHQGILLKSHKTTITVTLPMDEAGTLHQVLSAFAWRKLNLSKIESRPMKTGLGHYYFIIDIEKKWDDVLIPGAIQELEAIGCGVRILGTYPSYSRTVPNNK; from the coding sequence ATGAAGATTGGATACTTAGGTCCACAAACAACCTTTACGCATGAGGCAGCGATGACGTTCTTTCCAAAAGGTGAGCTCATCCCTTTTACAACAATACCGGCAACAATGGATGGATTACAAAATGGAGATGTGGATGTAGCAGTTGTCCCCATTGAGAATACATTAGAGGGTTCCGTGAATATTACAATGGATTACTTAATTCACGAAACCCATGAACCTATTGTGGCGGAATTGATTTTACCAATAAAGCAACATTTAATGGTGCTTCCACAATATGCAGAAGAATGGACCTCGATGGAGAAAATTTATTCGCATTCACATGCTTTGGCACAATGTCACCGTTTTTTACATGAACACCTTTCCAATGTGCCAAAAGAAGAGACGACTTCAACAGCAGCTGCTGCCCTAAAAGTTAGTCAGGAGAGTAGCCGGAATATAGGAGCCATAGCCAATGAGCTAGCAGCAAATCATCATGGACTCAAGATAGTAAAAAAAGATATCCACGATTCTAAAAATAACCATACAAGGTTTGCTATTCTTTCAAAAGAATCGTTTAAAAATCATGGGGAGCATCAAGGAATCCTTCTTAAATCTCATAAAACGACCATTACCGTAACATTGCCGATGGATGAAGCTGGGACATTACATCAAGTTTTATCTGCATTTGCATGGAGAAAATTGAACTTGAGTAAAATTGAATCCAGGCCGATGAAAACGGGTCTAGGACATTACTACTTCATTATTGATATAGAAAAAAAGTGGGATGATGTGTTAATACCTGGAGCGATTCAGGAACTGGAGGCAATCGGTTGTGGGGTAAGAATCCTTGGGACTTATCCTTCTTATAGTCGAACAGTACCAAATAATAAGTAA
- a CDS encoding transcription repressor NadR → MSDKLLGEDRRNYILNLLKQSQEPLTGSELAKQANVSRQVIVGDITLLKAKNEPIMATSQGYVYMEKEPATKFERIIASYHPPERTEEELQLIVDYGVTVKDVTIEHPIYGDLKASVMVSNRREVGLFMEQIKKKKAALLSELTEGYHLHTISAQNEEQLDEVEEALKRAGFLVIPS, encoded by the coding sequence ATGAGTGACAAATTATTAGGTGAGGATAGAAGGAATTACATTTTAAATCTGTTAAAGCAATCACAAGAGCCACTGACAGGAAGCGAGCTCGCTAAACAAGCTAATGTCAGTAGACAAGTAATAGTAGGAGATATCACCCTCCTAAAGGCCAAAAATGAGCCTATCATGGCTACAAGCCAGGGCTATGTCTATATGGAAAAAGAACCAGCAACCAAATTTGAACGGATTATTGCCAGTTATCATCCACCTGAAAGAACGGAAGAGGAATTACAGCTTATCGTTGACTACGGTGTAACCGTGAAAGATGTAACCATTGAACATCCCATATACGGTGATTTAAAGGCTTCAGTGATGGTCTCTAACCGCCGTGAGGTTGGCTTGTTTATGGAGCAAATTAAAAAGAAAAAAGCCGCATTACTTTCCGAGCTAACCGAAGGCTATCACCTACATACCATATCAGCCCAAAATGAAGAACAGCTAGATGAGGTTGAAGAGGCATTGAAAAGAGCTGGGTTCTTAGTGATTCCAAGTTAA